One part of the Quercus lobata isolate SW786 chromosome 7, ValleyOak3.0 Primary Assembly, whole genome shotgun sequence genome encodes these proteins:
- the LOC115951770 gene encoding uncharacterized protein LOC115951770 — protein sequence MVSSLIDPVTRWWKAETIRALFFPFEANVILKIPLCHNLLEDKLIWMGNKRGDFTVKSAYFIASKILNTMEDGECSSGDPMARIWKKVWSLKLPTKIKIFSWHACVNGLPVLSKLAEKGIQTSCICPICDEEPESLTHALISCDLALLIWSLWQDCPIEKLLNVKDFSDLVLHICSPLLDKHLDFFFAIAWSIWHNRNKIIHNESGLPPGLIWDFAKNIVEEFEEASTWDYTPLLSPLHSWATPPLGFAKVNVDGACSIDGSGISGVGVIIRDESGGVIAALSKALPSHFPAEWTEFIALEQGILLAQELNLTHVIFESNASSVISAVSQGKNGGSMGHFVQSIRSASSYFFCCLF from the coding sequence ATGGTTTCCTCCCTCATTGATCCGGTGACTAGATGGTGGAAAGCTGAAACGATCCGAgcccttttctttccttttgaggctaatgtaattttgaaaattcctcTATGTCACAATTTACTGGAGGACAAACTCATTTGGATGGGTAACAAAAGGGGTGATTTTACAGTCAAGAGTGCCTACTTCATTGCTTCTAAAATCCTAAACACAATGGAAGATGGAGAATGCTCTTCCGGTGACCCAATGGCTCGAATTTGGAAGAAAGTTTGGTCTCTGAAACTCCCAACAAAGATTAAGATCTTCTCTTGGCATGCTTGTGTTAATGGCCTTCCTGTGCTATCCAAGTTGGCTGAAAAAGGTATTCAAACGTCTTGCATCTGCCCAATTTGTGATGAGGAGCCTGAAAGCCTTACCCATGCCTTAATCTCTTGTGACTTAGCTCTCTTGATTTGGTCACTCTGGCAAGATTGTCCAATTGAGAAGTTGCTGAATGTGAAAGATTTCAGTGATCTTGTGCTCCACATCTGCTCTCCATTGCTAGACAAGCACCTGGATTTTTTCTTTGCCATTGCCTGGTCGATTTGGCACAACAGGAATAAGATCATCCATAATGAAAGTGGTCTGCCCCCTGGTCTGATCTGGGATTTTGCTAAGAACATCGTCGAGGAGTTTGAAGAAGCTTCCACATGGGATTATACACCTTTGTTGTCTCCTCTTCACAGCTGGGCTACTCCTCCATTGGGCTTTGCTAAAGTTAATGTGGATGGAGCTTGTTCCATTGATGGCAGCGGCATCTCAGGTGTTGGAGTGATCATCCGGGATGAATCTGGTGGGGTTATTGCTGCTCTTAGTAAGGCTCTGCCTTCGCATTTCCCAGCTGAGTGGACCGAGTTTATTGCTTTGGAACAGGGAATTCTTTTGGCTCAAGAGCTGAACCTTACTCATGTTATTTTTGAATCGAATGCTTCCTCAGTCATCTCAGCTGTCTCTCAAGGGAAGAATGGTGGCTCAATGGGTCACTTTGTTCAAAGCATCCGGTCTGCaagttcttattttttctgcTGCTTATTCTAA
- the LOC115953888 gene encoding probable L-type lectin-domain containing receptor kinase S.5 translates to MCFSQVVMSLFLVVLLGGTLTRVGCFSFNYTVFNNEHYSQLKMSNSYIVLGAIQVTPDVSNKASIAKNSGRAFYLKPFRLWSKSKGLTANFSTTFVLNITPKTSPGGEGLSFILAADATLPLNSDGQWLGIVNASTNGSSQAKVVAVEFDTKKSYQEDLDDNHVGLDVNSIYSKTQVSLTNLGINLSSSSNITATVKYDGKNMTLYVASMEVISWPLNLSDYLPEEVYVGFSASTGDDTELNCIISWEFNGSDIDDGDDDLELLWLWITVSAAVLVLSGIVFYLYWQRKQALYAEDPYPGLEDQIKGSSMAPRKFLLKELRKATGNFNPKNKLGEGGFGTVYKGLLANKEVAVKQVSKNSSQGKQEFIAEVTTIGSLHHKNLVRLIGWCYERRELLLVYEFMPNSSLDKFIFGDEKLGMEEPTLTWEKRHIIIHGVAEALDYLHNGCEKTVLHRDIKASNIMLDSEFNARLGDFGLARTIQQKGKTHHSTIEIAGTPGYMAPETFLISRATVETDVYSFGVLVQEVLCGRKPGNQIELTDYNNSIVYWLWELHSKGRILDAVDSRLNKEFDEEEMSCMLVLALACCHPNPHKRPSMKTVLQVLTGEVPPPLVPTERPAFVWPAMPPSFKEDSGISFSKSQLSPFTELSGR, encoded by the coding sequence ATGTGCTTTTCACAGGTTGTTATGTCCCTTTTTCTGGTAGTCCTCTTGGGTGGAACTCTCACTCGAGTAGGGTGCTTTAGCTTTAATTATACAGTGTTCAACAATGAACATTATTCTCAACTGAAGATGTCAAATTCATATATTGTACTGGGTGCTATTCAAGTTACACCAGATGTTAGTAATAAAGCTTCTATTGCAAAAAATTCCGGGCGTGCCTTTTACTTGAAGCCATTCAGATTATGGAGCAAGAGCAAAGGTTTGACAGCAAATTTCTCTACCACCTTTGTACTTAATATCACTCCTAAGACATCTCCAGGAGGCGAAGGCTTGAGCTTCATATTAGCTGCAGATGCCACACTTCCACTGAACAGCGATGGACAATGGCTTGGGATTGTAAACGCAAGCACGAATGGATCCTCTCAAGCTAAAGTGGTGGCAGTAGAATTTGACACGAAAAAGAGTTACCAAGAAGATTTGGATGATAACCATGTTGGCTTGGATGTAAATAGCATCTACTCAAAAACGCAAGTCTCTTTAACCAACCTTGGTAtcaatctttcttcttcttctaatatAACGGCAACGGTTAAATATGATGGCAAAAATATGACTCTGTATGTTGCTTCCATGGAAGTAATTTCTTGGCCGCTTAATCTCTCTGATTATCTTCCAGAAGAGGTTTATGTGGGATTCTCAGCTTCAACAGGAGATGACACTGAACTCAACTGCATAATATCATGGGAATTCAATGGTTCCGATattgatgatggtgatgatgatttAGAGTTGCTGTGGTTATGGATCACAGTATCAGCTGCAGTGCTTGTGTTAAGCGGGATTGTCTTTTACTTGTATTGGCAGAGGAAACAGGCTCTATATGCAGAGGATCCATATCCAGGGCTAGAAGACCAGATCAAAGGGTCCTCTATGGCTCCAAGAAAATTCCTACTAAAAGAGCTGAGAAAAGCAACAGgcaacttcaaccccaaaaacAAGCTTGGAGAAGGTGGCTTTGGAACGGTCTATAAGGGACTATTGGCAAATAAGGAGGTAGCCGTCAAGCAAGTCTCAAAGAATTCAAGTCAAGGCAAGCAAGAATTTATAGCAGAAGTCACAACAATCGGCAGCCTCCATCACAAGAATCTTGTGAGATTGATCGGATGGTGCTATGAAAGGCGTGAGCTCCTTCTCGTTTATGAGTTCATGCCAAACAGTAGCCTTGACAAGTTTATATTTGGCGATGAGAAACTAGGCATGGAGGAACCAACACTCACCTGGGAGAAAAGGCACATCATAATTCATGGGGTAGCTGAGGCACTGGATTATCTTCATAACGGATGTGAAAAGACAGTGCTTCATCGGGACATAAAAGCTAGCAATATTATGTTAGACTCAGAGTTCAATGCCAGGCTTGGAGATTTTGGACTAGCTCGTACTATTCAACAAAAGGGAAAAACGCACCACTCAACAATAGAGATTGCAGGAACACCAGGATATATGGCTCCAGAAACGTTTCTTATTAGTAGGGCAACTGTTGAGACAGATGTCTATTCATTTGGTGTTCTTGTACAAGAAGTTCTCTGTGGAAGGAAGCCAGGAAATCAAATTGAATTGACCGACTACAACAACAGCATTGTGTATTGGCTATGGGAACTTCACAGTAAAGGAAGGATCCTTGATGCTGTTGATTCAAGATTGAACAAGGAATTTGATGAGGAAGAAATGTCATGCATGCTTGTTTTGGCATTGGCCTGTTGTCATCCAAATCCAcacaagagaccctccatgaaaACCGTTTTACAGGTACTTACAGGGGAAGTGCCTCCACCGCTGGTGCCCACAGAAAGACCTGCTTTCGTGTGGCCTGCCATGCCTCCTTCATTCAAAGAGGACTCCGGAATCTCTTTCTCTAAAAGCCAACTTTCCCCTTTCACAGAACTCTCAGGGAGATGA